From a single Chiloscyllium plagiosum isolate BGI_BamShark_2017 chromosome 27, ASM401019v2, whole genome shotgun sequence genomic region:
- the med18 gene encoding mediator of RNA polymerase II transcription subunit 18, with protein MEAPPVTVLPVIGGTINMMEYILQGSVLDQSLESLLHRLRGLCDNMEPETFVDHELVFLLKAQQGSPFILRARRSVDKPGLPWHLRYLGQPEIGDKNRSALVRNCVDIATSDGLTEFLIEMGFRMDHEFVVKGHVFRKGIMKIVVSKIFRILLPGNIDNVEPLSLSYLVELNVVAPPGQDAVSDDMKSFSEQLKPLVHLEKIDPKRLHQV; from the exons ATGGAGGCCCCTCCTGTAACGGTGTTGCCTGTCATTGGTGGGACCATCAATATGATGGAATATATTCTTCAAG GAAGTGTGCTAGACCAGAGTCTGGAAAGCCTCCTCCATCGACTGCGTGGGCTTTGTGACAATATGGAGCCAGAAACTTTTGTAGACCATGAGCTGGTATTCCTGCTTAAAGCTCAGCAAGGAAGTCCGTTTATTTTAAGGGCCCGGCGCTCTGTGGACAAGCCTGGTTTGCCCTGGCACCTCCGATACCTTGGGCAGCCAGAAATTGGTGACAAAAACCGTTCAGCACTGGTGCGAAACTGTGTGGACATTGCAACTTCCGATGGCCTAACCGAGTTTCTGATAGAGATGGGTTTCCGAATGGATCATGAGTTTGTGGTGAAGGGGCATGTTTTCCGCAAAGGAATTATGAAGATTGTGGTGTCGAAAATCTTTCGGATTCTGCTTCCCGGTAACATTGACAACGTGGAGCCGCTCTCGCTGTCATACCTGGTCGAGCTGAATGTGGTGGCACCACCCGGGCAGGATGCAGtttcagatgacatgaaaagTTTTTCAGAACAGCTGAAGCCTTTAGTTCATCTGGAGAAAATTGACCCTAAGAGATTACACCAGGTGTAG